In Mycobacterium tuberculosis H37Rv, a single window of DNA contains:
- the TB15.3 gene encoding iron-regulated universal stress protein, with amino-acid sequence MSAYKTVVVGTDGSDSSMRAVDRAAQIAGADAKLIIASAYLPQHEDARAADILKDESYKVTGTAPIYEILHDAKERAHNAGAKNVEERPIVGAPVDALVNLADEEKADLLVVGNVGLSTIAGRLLGSVPANVSRRAKVDVLIVHTT; translated from the coding sequence ATGAGCGCCTATAAGACCGTGGTGGTAGGAACCGACGGTTCGGACTCGTCGATGCGAGCGGTAGATCGCGCTGCCCAGATCGCCGGCGCAGACGCCAAGTTGATCATCGCCTCGGCATACCTACCTCAGCACGAGGACGCTCGCGCCGCCGACATTCTGAAGGACGAAAGCTACAAGGTGACGGGCACCGCCCCGATCTACGAGATCTTGCACGACGCCAAGGAACGAGCGCACAACGCCGGTGCGAAAAACGTCGAGGAACGGCCGATCGTCGGCGCCCCGGTCGACGCGTTGGTGAACCTGGCCGATGAGGAGAAGGCGGACCTGCTGGTCGTCGGCAATGTCGGTCTGAGCACGATCGCGGGTCGGCTGCTCGGATCGGTACCGGCCAATGTGTCACGCCGGGCCAAGGTCGACGTGCTGATCGTGCACACCACCTAG
- a CDS encoding mannosyltransferase (A core mycobacterial gene; conserved in mycobacterial strains (See Marmiesse et al., 2004 PMID:14766927).): MHASRPGAPPHAGLPSRRTAGDQDHRADPKVTRIMSASTLEQPAAAHVDELVARMRGRLLDPLAIAVLAAVISGAWASRPSLWFDEGATISASASRTLPELWSLLGHIDAVHGLYYLLMHGWFAIFPPTELWSRLPSCLAIGAAAAGVVVFAKQFSGRTTAVCAGAVFAILPRVTWAGIEARSSALSVAAAVWLTVLLVAAVRCNTQRRWLLYALVLMLSILVSINLALLVPAYATMVPLLASGKSRKSPVIWWTVVTAAALGAMTPFILFAHGQVWQVGWIAGLNRNIILDVIHRQYFDHSVPFAILAGLIVAAGIAAHLAGARGPGGDTHRLVLVSAAWIVVPTAVVLIYSATVEPIYYPRYLILTAPAAAVILAVCVVTIARKPWLIAGVVFLLAAAAFPNYFFTQRGPYAKEGWDYSQVADVISAHAKPGDCLLVDNTAGWRPGPIRALLATRPAAFRSLIDVERGTYGPKVGTLWDGHVAVWLTTAKIDKCPTLWTIANRDKSLPDHQVGEMLSPGTGFGRTPVYRFPSYLGFRIVERWQFHYSQVVKSTR; this comes from the coding sequence ATGCATGCGAGTCGTCCCGGCGCACCGCCGCACGCCGGGCTGCCCAGTCGCCGAACCGCCGGTGACCAGGATCATCGCGCGGACCCTAAGGTGACCCGCATCATGTCCGCCTCCACTCTGGAGCAGCCCGCGGCAGCACACGTCGACGAGTTGGTGGCGCGGATGCGCGGCCGGCTGCTCGACCCGCTGGCGATTGCAGTGCTGGCCGCGGTCATCAGCGGCGCCTGGGCAAGCAGGCCATCGTTGTGGTTCGACGAGGGGGCAACGATCTCGGCTTCAGCCAGCCGGACATTGCCAGAGCTATGGAGTCTGCTGGGCCATATCGACGCCGTGCACGGCCTGTACTACCTGTTGATGCATGGCTGGTTCGCCATATTTCCGCCCACCGAATTATGGTCGCGGCTTCCCAGCTGCCTGGCCATTGGAGCGGCCGCCGCCGGCGTGGTGGTTTTTGCCAAACAGTTTTCGGGACGCACCACGGCGGTGTGTGCGGGAGCCGTGTTCGCGATTCTGCCCAGGGTGACGTGGGCCGGAATCGAAGCACGCTCCTCCGCGCTGTCGGTAGCAGCCGCCGTCTGGCTGACCGTATTACTCGTGGCCGCGGTGCGGTGCAACACCCAGCGGCGGTGGCTGCTCTACGCGCTGGTTTTGATGCTGTCGATCTTGGTCAGTATCAACCTGGCCCTGTTGGTACCGGCCTATGCGACGATGGTGCCGCTGCTGGCGTCCGGGAAATCACGCAAATCTCCCGTGATCTGGTGGACGGTCGTCACGGCAGCCGCGCTCGGGGCCATGACACCGTTCATACTGTTCGCCCACGGCCAGGTTTGGCAGGTCGGGTGGATCGCAGGGTTGAACAGAAACATCATTCTCGACGTCATACACCGCCAGTATTTCGATCACAGTGTTCCGTTCGCCATCCTCGCGGGCCTCATCGTCGCTGCCGGCATCGCGGCGCATCTGGCCGGAGCTCGTGGACCCGGTGGCGATACCCACCGGCTCGTGCTCGTCAGCGCAGCCTGGATCGTCGTGCCCACCGCCGTCGTCCTCATCTACTCGGCGACCGTCGAACCGATCTACTACCCGCGCTACCTGATCCTCACCGCCCCCGCCGCGGCCGTCATCCTGGCGGTTTGCGTCGTCACCATCGCCCGCAAGCCGTGGCTCATCGCCGGGGTCGTGTTTCTCCTTGCCGCCGCAGCGTTTCCGAACTACTTCTTCACACAGCGGGGGCCGTACGCGAAAGAGGGCTGGGATTACAGCCAGGTGGCAGATGTCATCAGCGCCCATGCCAAGCCCGGGGATTGCCTGCTGGTGGACAACACCGCGGGTTGGCGACCCGGGCCCATCCGCGCCCTGCTGGCCACCCGGCCGGCGGCGTTCCGGTCGCTGATTGACGTCGAGCGCGGCACCTACGGCCCCAAGGTCGGCACTTTGTGGGATGGCCATGTCGCTGTGTGGCTTACGACGGCCAAGATCGACAAGTGCCCCACGCTGTGGACGATAGCCAATCGTGACAAGTCGTTGCCCGATCATCAGGTCGGCGAAATGTTGTCACCGGGAACAGGCTTCGGGCGCACGCCCGTATACCGGTTCCCGAGCTACCTCGGCTTCCGCATCGTCGAGCGCTGGCAGTTCCACTACTCGCAGGTGGTCAAGTCAACGCGGTAA